One genomic region from Campylobacter sp. RM5004 encodes:
- a CDS encoding FtsW/RodA/SpoVE family cell cycle protein, which yields MIKTHLRIFEIVLILMMISIVFVFSMGFFTYVGQKSPYGFLFSQTLFAVIGVLIIVVFQLIKEEYCYKILYAIFIISLIACMIMPYLPASLVVETKGARRWIRFLGFSIAPLEFLKISAFSILALTYSRKIDAIKRTFKQDLFLLLPTLCAYCLIFGYVYVTQNDLGQCVVVAASMFVMALAAGISFKHIFYLFIAAIACGVSLIALHPRRLERGLEWWGSIQDFILPMFPEGIQESLRIAHASEPYQISHSLNAITHGDILGQGFGLGVFKLGFLSEVHTDFILSGIAEEIGFFGFFVVILLFSFLVASILKLSTYMKTKRDYLFCIGYGSCMFFTFLMNVGGIISLIPLKGIAVPFLSYGGSSMLANSIATGILLSIFKHSQENYVGSM from the coding sequence TTGATTAAAACCCATTTGAGAATTTTTGAAATTGTGCTAATTCTTATGATGATTAGTATTGTTTTTGTATTTTCAATGGGATTTTTTACTTATGTAGGACAAAAATCTCCTTATGGATTTTTGTTTTCTCAAACATTATTTGCAGTAATAGGCGTTTTGATTATTGTAGTTTTTCAACTCATAAAAGAAGAATATTGTTATAAAATCTTATATGCAATTTTTATAATTAGTTTAATCGCTTGTATGATTATGCCTTATTTACCAGCTTCTTTGGTTGTTGAGACTAAGGGGGCTAGAAGATGGATTAGGTTTCTTGGTTTTTCTATTGCTCCATTAGAATTTCTAAAAATCTCAGCTTTTTCTATATTAGCTCTTACATATTCAAGAAAAATTGATGCAATTAAAAGAACTTTTAAACAAGATTTATTTTTATTATTGCCAACTCTTTGTGCTTATTGTTTGATTTTTGGTTATGTTTATGTTACTCAAAATGATTTAGGTCAGTGTGTTGTGGTTGCTGCTAGTATGTTTGTTATGGCTTTAGCTGCTGGAATTAGCTTTAAGCATATTTTTTATTTATTCATAGCTGCTATTGCTTGTGGGGTATCTTTAATAGCACTGCATCCTAGAAGACTTGAAAGAGGGCTTGAGTGGTGGGGAAGTATTCAAGATTTTATTTTGCCTATGTTTCCTGAAGGCATTCAAGAAAGCTTAAGAATAGCACACGCAAGTGAGCCTTATCAAATCTCGCATAGCTTAAACGCAATTACTCACGGAGATATTTTAGGGCAAGGTTTTGGGCTAGGCGTGTTTAAATTAGGGTTTTTAAGTGAAGTTCATACGGATTTTATTCTCTCAGGTATTGCAGAAGAAATAGGCTTTTTTGGATTTTTTGTAGTTATTTTATTGTTTAGTTTTTTAGTAGCTTCTATTTTAAAACTATCAACTTATATGAAAACTAAAAGAGATTATTTGTTTTGCATAGGATATGGCTCTTGTATGTTTTTTACATTCTTAATGAATGTAGGTGGAATTATTTCATTAATTCCTTTAAAAGGAATTGCAGTGCCATTTCTTAGCTATGGTGGAAGCTCAATGTTAGCTAACTCCATTGCGACAGGAATTTTATTAAGCATTTTTAAACATTCTCAAGAAAATTATGTAGGAAGTATGTAA
- the lpxD gene encoding UDP-3-O-(3-hydroxymyristoyl)glucosamine N-acyltransferase, with the protein MKNLKELCEIIGIKTEFEIGIKALNSLEDAKENELSFCVKDNDALRTTKAAAVLIDEKLAKFLPSDVIAIICDDAKYAFALLSKVFAKDLIRAGKDAVIGENTTIMPNVYIGKDTSIGNNCTIMAGAYIGDGVCIKDNVIIYPNVTIYNDSIIGNHCIIHAGSVIGSDGFGYASNAKGHFKIYHNGYVELQDFVEIGSCVCIDRAVFSKTLIKAGTKIDNLVQIGHNCILGQGCLVVSQTGLAGSSELGNAVVMGGQSATSGHLKIGDRAIIAARGGVSKDLAGGKVYGGFPIMEQREWLKMQAKLKRMNNEG; encoded by the coding sequence ATGAAGAATTTAAAAGAATTATGTGAAATTATAGGAATAAAAACAGAATTTGAAATAGGAATTAAGGCTCTTAATTCCTTAGAAGATGCTAAAGAAAATGAGCTTAGTTTTTGTGTAAAAGATAATGACGCTTTAAGAACTACAAAAGCAGCAGCGGTTTTAATTGATGAAAAACTAGCTAAATTTTTGCCTAGTGATGTGATTGCGATAATTTGTGATGATGCTAAATATGCTTTTGCACTTCTTAGCAAGGTCTTTGCAAAAGATTTAATAAGAGCAGGTAAAGATGCTGTTATAGGCGAAAATACAACTATTATGCCAAATGTTTATATAGGAAAAGACACTAGTATAGGAAATAATTGTACTATTATGGCAGGTGCATATATTGGTGATGGAGTTTGCATTAAAGATAATGTAATAATATATCCAAATGTTACAATTTATAACGATTCTATCATAGGAAATCATTGCATAATTCACGCAGGAAGTGTTATTGGAAGCGATGGTTTTGGATATGCAAGTAATGCTAAGGGACATTTTAAGATTTATCATAATGGTTATGTAGAATTGCAAGATTTTGTTGAAATTGGCTCTTGCGTTTGTATTGATAGGGCTGTATTTTCAAAAACTCTTATTAAAGCAGGAACTAAAATTGATAATTTAGTTCAAATAGGGCATAATTGCATTTTAGGTCAAGGTTGCTTAGTGGTTTCTCAAACAGGATTAGCAGGTTCAAGTGAGCTTGGAAATGCTGTTGTAATGGGAGGTCAGAGTGCTACAAGCGGTCATTTAAAAATAGGTGATCGTGCAATTATTGCTGCTAGGGGTGGAGTTAGCAAAGACTTAGCAGGTGGCAAGGTTTATGGTGGTTTTCCTATAATGGAGCAAAGAGAATGGTTAAAAATGCAAGCAAAATTAAAAAGGATGAATAATGAAGGCTGA
- the ilvN gene encoding acetolactate synthase small subunit yields the protein MKRALSVIVENQHGVLSRVVGLFSGRGYNIDSLTVAPIAGTEFSRISIITSGDEAVFEQITKQLHKLISTYKVFENCEFVERECALVKISIDQNLAGLDSLLKGYNGTIAHSNDEYITLCVNDTGDRIDNFLKTIKKYNPKDCARSGVVLMES from the coding sequence ATGAAAAGAGCTTTAAGTGTAATAGTAGAAAACCAACACGGAGTTTTAAGTAGAGTTGTAGGGCTGTTTTCAGGTAGGGGTTATAATATAGATAGCTTAACCGTTGCACCAATTGCTGGGACTGAGTTTTCTAGAATTAGTATAATTACTAGTGGAGATGAAGCAGTATTTGAGCAAATCACTAAACAACTTCATAAATTAATTAGCACTTATAAAGTGTTTGAAAATTGCGAATTTGTTGAGCGTGAATGTGCTTTGGTTAAAATTAGTATAGATCAAAATTTAGCTGGACTTGATAGTTTATTAAAAGGCTATAATGGCACAATAGCACATTCAAATGATGAATACATAACGCTTTGCGTAAATGATACAGGAGATAGGATTGATAATTTCTTAAAAACTATCAAAAAATATAATCCTAAAGATTGTGCTAGAAGTGGCGTTGTTTTAATGGAAAGTTAA